GTGGATGGCCCCGAAGCACATCGGGCAGGGCTCGGTCGTAGAGTAGATCTCGCAGCCGCCGAGGTCGAAGGTGCCGAGCTTCTTCGAGGCCCTGCGGATGGCGTTGACCTCGGCATGACAGGTGGCGTCGTGCCCCAGGACCGTGTTCCTGGCCGCGGCGACGACCCGGCCGTCCTTGACGATGCAGGCCCCGAAAGGCCCGCCGTCGGGGCGGGCGAGGTTCTTTCTCGCCTCGCGGACGGCGCGGGCCATGAACCGGCGATCCGGCGCGGCGGGTTTCGTCCTCATGGGACCTCCTCGGCCGATTATACTCTGTTGACCGTTCCGGCCGAAATCTGGTTAAATAAGTTTCCATGAGACACCCGAAAGCCCTGCTGGCGGTCGTTCTGTCTTGCGCCGTCCTGTTTCCCGCGGCCTCGGGCCCGGCAGCCGCGGACCGCGGCGCGCCGGC
This genomic window from Acidobacteriota bacterium contains:
- a CDS encoding nucleoside deaminase, yielding MRTKPAAPDRRFMARAVREARKNLARPDGGPFGACIVKDGRVVAAARNTVLGHDATCHAEVNAIRRASKKLGTFDLGGCEIYSTTEPCPMCFGAIHWARIGTVYFGAGIRDAARSGFNELRISNAQMRALGRSRIRLVPGFMRDECLELFEAWMALPQKKNY